One part of the Arachidicoccus terrestris genome encodes these proteins:
- a CDS encoding CaiB/BaiF CoA transferase family protein translates to MAPLENLIVLEFCQYMSGPSAGLRMADLGATVIKIERPGSGEGGRQLAIKNLFAGNNSVLFHTINRNKQSYSANLKNPEDLERIKKLIGKADVLIHNFRPGVMEKLGLGYKEAAALNARLIYGEISGYGKQGKWKHKPGQDLLLQSVSGLTWLSGNKNDPPIPFGLSIADYMCGTHLVQGVLAALVARAKTNKGMLVEVNLLASLIDFQFEVITTHLNDGGRLPDRAAWGNAHAYLSAPYGVYATKDGYLAMAMENLEYLTRALAIPHIKPLIKDGFAHREEIMEAIAGALKKQTTKQWLAIFEPQDIWCAEVQNYHQFTGHPGYQAMRLEQEIQLPDGMMLTTTRCPIRIDGELFTSMRPGPEVGAHNRIVETNLL, encoded by the coding sequence ATGGCTCCATTAGAAAATCTGATTGTACTGGAATTCTGTCAATATATGTCTGGTCCGTCTGCCGGACTGAGAATGGCAGACCTGGGAGCAACTGTCATTAAAATAGAAAGACCGGGCAGCGGGGAAGGCGGCAGGCAATTAGCGATAAAAAACCTGTTTGCCGGTAATAACAGCGTACTGTTCCATACTATAAACCGCAATAAACAATCGTACAGTGCCAATCTAAAAAACCCGGAAGATCTGGAGAGGATCAAAAAGCTGATCGGGAAGGCTGATGTACTCATCCATAATTTTCGGCCCGGTGTCATGGAAAAACTGGGACTGGGCTATAAAGAGGCAGCAGCCCTGAATGCACGGCTTATATACGGAGAGATCAGTGGTTACGGGAAGCAAGGTAAATGGAAACATAAACCGGGACAAGATCTGCTATTGCAGTCTGTATCAGGATTAACCTGGCTTTCAGGCAACAAGAATGATCCGCCCATCCCGTTCGGATTATCTATCGCTGATTATATGTGCGGTACGCATCTGGTTCAGGGCGTTCTCGCTGCGCTCGTCGCAAGAGCAAAAACAAATAAAGGCATGTTGGTAGAAGTCAATTTACTGGCTTCGCTTATAGATTTCCAGTTCGAAGTGATCACGACCCATTTAAACGACGGCGGCAGGTTACCTGACAGAGCCGCGTGGGGCAATGCGCATGCCTATCTGAGTGCTCCTTACGGTGTCTATGCTACCAAAGACGGCTATCTGGCCATGGCTATGGAGAATCTGGAATATTTAACGAGGGCGCTGGCGATCCCCCACATTAAGCCGTTAATCAAAGACGGCTTTGCCCATCGGGAGGAGATCATGGAAGCTATTGCAGGCGCCCTGAAAAAGCAAACGACTAAGCAGTGGCTGGCCATCTTTGAACCGCAGGATATCTGGTGTGCAGAAGTGCAAAATTATCATCAATTTACAGGGCACCCCGGTTACCAGGCCATGCGCCTGGAGCAGGAGATCCAGCTTCCTGACGGAATGATGCTGACAACGACGCGCTGCCCGATCCGCATTGACGGAGAATTATTTACCAGCATGCGCCCTGGCCCTGAAGTCGGAGCGCATAACAGGATAGTGGAAACAAACTTATTATAA
- a CDS encoding CaiB/BaiF CoA transferase family protein codes for MNKPLDDILVVDFSQFLSGPSASLRLADLGARVIKIERPVTGDISRHMYISDVDMNGASSVFHAINRNKESYSADLKNPDDLARILSLVQKADIVMHNFRPGVMERLGLDYATVKNINNSVIYGEISGYGTEGPWKDKPGQDLLLQALSGMCYLSGNGDMAPVPMGISLVDIATGGHLVQGILACLVRRAVTGQGGLVQVSMLESACDLQFESITCYLNDGRELPERGLKNNANAYLGAPYGIYKTADGYLALAMTAVDQLGALINCKELCKYTDTQQWFTLREEIKAILSAHLLTAVTRHWLDILEPADIWCAEVLNWRDLLADTALNNNKITQSVTMQDGYTFQTTRCPINLNGEALLSDKGTPALGQDNQIIDGTLLKENMKGLLK; via the coding sequence ATGAATAAACCCTTGGACGATATATTGGTAGTGGATTTCAGCCAATTTCTTTCTGGTCCTTCAGCCAGCCTCCGGCTCGCTGACCTGGGCGCCAGGGTAATAAAGATAGAAAGACCTGTAACAGGTGATATCTCCAGACACATGTATATTTCCGATGTAGACATGAATGGAGCTTCCTCTGTCTTTCATGCGATTAACCGTAACAAAGAAAGTTATTCGGCCGATCTCAAAAACCCGGATGACCTGGCCAGGATTTTATCGCTGGTTCAAAAAGCAGATATCGTGATGCACAATTTCCGGCCGGGCGTCATGGAACGATTAGGGTTGGATTATGCCACCGTAAAAAATATCAACAACTCCGTTATCTATGGAGAGATCAGCGGTTATGGCACTGAAGGCCCCTGGAAAGACAAGCCCGGGCAGGATCTGCTCTTGCAGGCACTCTCAGGCATGTGCTATCTGAGTGGCAATGGCGATATGGCACCGGTTCCAATGGGAATATCTCTTGTCGATATAGCCACTGGCGGGCATCTGGTACAAGGTATTCTGGCCTGTCTGGTGCGCCGGGCCGTTACCGGCCAGGGAGGCCTGGTGCAGGTCAGTATGCTGGAATCCGCCTGCGACCTTCAGTTTGAATCAATTACCTGTTATTTGAACGATGGACGTGAACTTCCCGAGCGAGGATTAAAAAATAATGCCAATGCATACTTGGGAGCGCCTTATGGTATCTACAAAACAGCTGACGGGTATTTAGCGCTCGCCATGACGGCTGTGGACCAGCTGGGCGCACTGATTAATTGTAAAGAATTATGTAAATACACCGACACACAGCAATGGTTTACGCTTCGTGAGGAAATAAAAGCTATATTGAGTGCGCATTTACTTACAGCCGTAACGCGCCATTGGCTGGACATACTGGAGCCTGCCGATATCTGGTGCGCAGAAGTATTAAACTGGCGGGACCTGTTGGCAGATACGGCGTTAAACAATAATAAAATCACTCAGTCAGTGACCATGCAGGATGGCTACACTTTTCAGACGACACGTTGTCCGATCAATTTAAACGGAGAGGCACTACTGTCAGACAAAGGCACACCGGCACTCGGTCAGGACAACCAGATAATTGACGGCACCCTCCTTAAGGAAAATATGAAGGGCCTATTAAAATAA
- a CDS encoding Gfo/Idh/MocA family protein, whose translation MQIDNHSNIELSITDQVKVKLRTSPPEQPVPIIIIGAGGIVRDAHLPAYKAAGLPVFGIVNRTVAKAQGLAADFDVPNVFATIEEAVAKAPEQVVYDIALMPDQYMHTLAALPDGATVLIQKPMGETLAEASALLTLCRQKKFKAAINCQLRYAPYVHVARQMIEQGLLGDIYDMEVRLTTYTPWEIFPHVAVNKRLEILYHSIHYMDLIRSFLGEPASIVSKTFGHPKKQFSSTRTTTILEYGPNKRAVINTNHDHNFGPDQQESFIKWEGTRGVIKAKMGLLLDYPKGTADQFDYCLLEEGHPPAWQQLDLKETWFPDAFRNIMFALQRFREGSDHFLSNHVEDVYHTMELVEAAYQSNRLDGRHVPVSALI comes from the coding sequence ATGCAAATCGACAACCATTCAAATATAGAACTAAGCATAACAGACCAGGTGAAGGTAAAACTAAGAACCTCCCCTCCCGAGCAGCCGGTACCTATCATCATTATCGGTGCCGGCGGCATCGTCCGGGATGCCCATCTGCCTGCCTACAAGGCGGCAGGGCTGCCCGTATTTGGCATTGTTAACCGTACAGTGGCAAAGGCGCAGGGTCTGGCTGCTGATTTTGATGTACCTAACGTATTTGCAACGATTGAGGAAGCTGTTGCTAAAGCACCTGAACAGGTCGTATATGATATCGCGCTGATGCCGGACCAGTATATGCATACCCTCGCTGCATTACCGGACGGCGCTACAGTACTTATTCAAAAACCAATGGGCGAAACACTCGCAGAGGCAAGTGCACTGCTTACGCTGTGCCGGCAAAAAAAATTCAAGGCAGCCATCAATTGTCAGCTCCGATATGCGCCTTATGTACACGTAGCGCGCCAAATGATCGAACAAGGATTGCTTGGTGATATCTATGATATGGAAGTCCGCCTGACAACCTATACACCCTGGGAAATATTTCCGCATGTAGCGGTCAATAAAAGACTGGAAATACTCTATCACTCTATTCATTACATGGACCTGATCCGAAGTTTTCTGGGGGAACCGGCCAGTATTGTCAGTAAAACTTTCGGCCATCCCAAGAAACAATTTTCTTCTACAAGAACAACCACCATCCTGGAATATGGCCCTAATAAACGAGCGGTCATCAATACGAACCACGATCATAATTTTGGCCCGGACCAGCAGGAAAGTTTTATCAAATGGGAAGGCACCCGAGGTGTCATAAAGGCCAAAATGGGCTTATTGCTGGACTACCCCAAAGGCACTGCCGATCAGTTTGACTACTGTCTTCTAGAGGAAGGACATCCGCCGGCCTGGCAACAACTGGATCTCAAAGAGACCTGGTTTCCGGATGCATTCAGAAATATTATGTTCGCGCTTCAAAGGTTCCGGGAAGGCAGCGACCATTTTCTTTCTAATCATGTTGAAGACGTCTATCACACGATGGAACTGGTGGAAGCCGCCTATCAGTCCAACAGGCTGGATGGGCGCCATGTGCCGGTTTCCGCGCTGATTTAA
- a CDS encoding extracellular solute-binding protein, with amino-acid sequence MRADQFHFAIRKFEPFETFLKLRWEEYCQLSGCKLQLIAEAMDLPELHASLLTENGLKNGKWDLALVSSDWMSEACDREAVRPVESLISDKDFFNAWPSSLLRSQKHQNKHYGVPFHDGPECLIYRKDLFEDPAHCTAFLARYGYILEPPKNWQSFHDVARYFQQADTNLYGTALAAFPDGHNAVYDFCIQAWTRSGEFMQPDGNVNFQCTAIEDGLSFYRKLSHDSSALHRDSREMDSVKLGMAFTRGELAMMINWFGFATYAALLKNSPVAGKIGIAPIPHQPNAQPVAPNSYWVYAVGSGSTHAAVAMDFIQFATQPLNDVALTLGGGIGCRKSTWSDDSVNEQIPFFNDLESLHDHARELPDLAQWPAIAGIIDEIMIKVASTTQPIAEILLAAQSAVEELQKNTQPKTV; translated from the coding sequence ATGCGGGCAGACCAGTTTCATTTTGCGATACGAAAATTCGAGCCATTTGAAACCTTTCTCAAATTGCGCTGGGAGGAATACTGCCAATTGAGCGGCTGCAAACTGCAGTTAATCGCTGAGGCGATGGACCTGCCAGAGTTACACGCGAGCCTGCTGACAGAAAATGGGCTCAAAAACGGCAAATGGGATCTTGCGCTGGTCAGCTCTGACTGGATGAGTGAAGCCTGTGACCGCGAAGCGGTACGCCCCGTAGAATCGTTGATATCCGACAAGGATTTTTTTAATGCCTGGCCCTCCTCTTTACTCAGGTCACAAAAACATCAGAACAAACACTATGGCGTGCCATTTCACGATGGCCCGGAATGTCTGATCTACCGTAAAGACCTTTTTGAAGATCCGGCACACTGCACGGCATTTCTTGCTCGTTACGGTTACATATTAGAACCGCCCAAAAACTGGCAGAGCTTTCATGATGTGGCCCGTTATTTCCAGCAGGCTGATACAAATCTATATGGTACCGCGCTGGCGGCCTTTCCCGATGGCCATAATGCGGTCTATGATTTTTGCATTCAGGCGTGGACAAGATCAGGAGAGTTTATGCAACCGGACGGCAATGTGAATTTTCAATGCACCGCCATTGAGGATGGCCTGTCTTTTTACAGAAAACTGAGTCACGATAGCTCAGCCTTACATAGAGATTCACGGGAGATGGATTCCGTAAAACTGGGCATGGCCTTTACCCGTGGCGAGCTGGCTATGATGATCAACTGGTTTGGATTTGCGACCTATGCTGCGCTTCTTAAGAACAGTCCGGTAGCCGGGAAAATAGGTATTGCACCTATCCCCCATCAACCCAATGCACAGCCCGTAGCACCGAATTCCTACTGGGTATACGCAGTCGGCAGCGGCAGCACACATGCGGCCGTTGCGATGGATTTTATCCAGTTTGCGACACAACCGTTAAATGATGTAGCGCTGACGCTTGGCGGTGGTATCGGATGTAGAAAATCCACCTGGAGTGATGACAGCGTCAATGAACAAATACCTTTTTTTAACGACCTCGAGTCATTACATGATCATGCCAGGGAACTACCGGATCTGGCCCAGTGGCCTGCCATTGCGGGGATCATTGATGAGATCATGATCAAAGTAGCTAGTACCACACAGCCGATAGCGGAAATCCTTTTGGCCGCACAGTCAGCGGTAGAAGAACTTCAAAAAAATACACAGCCAAAAACAGTTTAG
- a CDS encoding MaoC family dehydratase, which translates to MHIHQQFYEDYHIGDSRTSLGRTITETDIVLHAGQTGDFFPHHMDAEWCQTQPFGKRIAHGTLIFSVAIGQTATQINPEAFSKGYDRLRFIKPVFIGDTIHTKVTITEAAQDKKPGYGKIVEHVEVFNQHNILVMVCDHILLARQKTITSNS; encoded by the coding sequence ATGCATATACATCAACAGTTCTACGAAGATTACCATATCGGCGATAGCCGGACCAGTCTGGGACGGACGATAACGGAAACAGATATAGTATTACATGCCGGACAGACAGGCGACTTCTTCCCGCACCATATGGATGCGGAGTGGTGCCAAACGCAGCCCTTCGGCAAAAGGATCGCGCATGGCACACTTATCTTTAGTGTTGCAATCGGGCAAACAGCTACCCAGATCAATCCGGAAGCGTTTTCCAAAGGCTACGACCGTTTACGCTTTATCAAACCCGTGTTTATCGGAGATACCATTCATACCAAAGTGACCATCACAGAAGCCGCCCAGGATAAAAAACCCGGTTATGGTAAGATAGTAGAACACGTGGAGGTATTTAATCAGCATAATATACTGGTTATGGTTTGTGACCACATATTGCTGGCCAGACAAAAAACAATCACTTCAAATTCATAA
- a CDS encoding ABC transporter substrate-binding protein: protein MAQILLKGITWDHSRGYTPLVATAQRFMERHKEVEIIWSKRSLQDFADKPIGGLAEEYDLLIVDYPWIGYSAEEKQFLPLNTYLPGSFLKDQLQGSVGASYESYTYSGQTWAIPMDAATPVASYRPDIFQKNNWAMPKNYEDVLDLAARGQVILPGIPVDTLMNFYMFCCSLGEAPFQMDNKVISEATGLQALTLYKSLTDKVDPVCFTLNPIKVYEQLSTTDAYSYCPFAYGYSNYARPGFSDHVLHFADLVNLNGQPLISTIGGTGLAVSQHCQYKSIAVKYLEYATHPETQAHLYFEAGGQPAHLSAWTSRANNAATHQFFQRTLPTLRRAYLRPRYKGYIHFQDNAGDIIRSYLMSGGNPKNVLSQLDQLLNHSH, encoded by the coding sequence TTGGCTCAGATTTTATTAAAAGGGATTACCTGGGATCATAGTCGGGGATATACGCCGCTTGTTGCTACTGCTCAGCGGTTTATGGAACGGCATAAAGAAGTAGAAATTATTTGGAGCAAACGTAGCTTGCAGGATTTTGCCGACAAACCGATTGGCGGGTTGGCGGAGGAGTATGATTTACTCATCGTTGATTATCCATGGATTGGATACAGTGCCGAAGAGAAGCAATTTCTTCCCCTAAATACCTATTTACCGGGCAGTTTTTTAAAAGATCAGCTGCAGGGCAGCGTGGGCGCCTCTTATGAGAGCTACACCTATTCAGGGCAGACCTGGGCAATACCTATGGATGCGGCTACACCTGTAGCCAGTTACCGGCCGGATATTTTTCAGAAAAATAACTGGGCGATGCCCAAAAACTATGAAGACGTTTTGGATCTGGCAGCCCGGGGACAAGTCATATTGCCCGGCATTCCGGTAGACACATTGATGAACTTCTACATGTTTTGTTGCTCACTCGGTGAAGCGCCTTTTCAAATGGACAACAAAGTCATCAGTGAAGCCACCGGATTACAGGCGCTCACTTTATATAAATCACTTACAGACAAAGTTGACCCGGTTTGCTTTACACTCAACCCCATCAAAGTCTACGAACAACTTTCTACAACGGACGCGTACAGTTATTGCCCCTTCGCCTATGGCTACTCCAACTATGCCCGACCGGGGTTTTCGGACCATGTGCTTCATTTTGCCGATTTAGTCAACCTGAATGGCCAACCGCTGATCTCGACAATCGGCGGTACGGGGCTGGCAGTTTCCCAGCACTGTCAATATAAATCAATTGCGGTCAAATACCTGGAATACGCCACTCACCCTGAGACGCAGGCACATCTCTATTTTGAGGCCGGTGGACAGCCTGCGCATTTAAGTGCCTGGACATCCCGCGCCAATAATGCGGCCACACATCAGTTTTTTCAACGCACTTTACCCACACTCAGGCGCGCCTATCTGCGGCCGCGATATAAGGGTTATATCCACTTTCAGGATAATGCCGGAGATATCATCCGGTCATATCTTATGAGCGGCGGCAATCCAAAAAATGTATTATCTCAGTTAGATCAACTCTTAAATCATTCCCATTAA
- a CDS encoding IclR family transcriptional regulator, whose protein sequence is MALKILFLFALIGVNSQFIYEQLIERMVKKKTVDEAEVKYHAPALEKGLDILEFISAEGRPLSQADIAQGIDKNPSEIYRMLVCLEQRGYLLRDEISGKYKQSLKLFNLSHRHSPIDEIRRASHYPMDDLADSIKQSCHLGVLYQDKLIVVSQSRSPVPIALSIEEGSTFPVMLTASGKVLLAYMDENERLELLKRNELFNEYPLRKQQKFISSLQEIKADGHYITGSDLAKGIMDVTVPVMNGDKAVACLTIAILSVQLKEEVGLEEIAAKAKETARRISVNLGLDS, encoded by the coding sequence ATGGCCTTAAAAATATTATTTTTGTTCGCCCTTATTGGCGTAAATTCACAATTTATATACGAACAACTGATAGAAAGAATGGTAAAAAAGAAGACTGTCGACGAAGCTGAAGTGAAATATCACGCACCCGCCCTGGAAAAGGGGCTTGATATTCTGGAATTTATATCTGCAGAAGGCAGACCGCTTTCTCAGGCAGATATCGCCCAGGGAATCGATAAGAACCCCAGTGAGATCTATCGAATGCTGGTTTGCCTGGAGCAACGGGGATATTTGCTGCGGGACGAAATATCCGGCAAATACAAACAGTCCCTGAAATTATTTAATTTATCACACCGCCATTCCCCGATAGATGAAATCAGGCGCGCCTCTCATTATCCTATGGATGACCTGGCCGACAGCATCAAACAGTCCTGCCACCTGGGTGTCCTCTATCAGGATAAGCTGATTGTCGTCTCTCAATCCAGGAGCCCGGTGCCCATTGCCTTATCTATTGAAGAGGGAAGTACTTTCCCGGTGATGCTGACAGCTTCAGGAAAAGTCTTGCTGGCCTACATGGACGAAAATGAGCGGCTGGAACTTTTAAAAAGAAATGAGCTCTTTAATGAATATCCTTTGAGAAAGCAGCAGAAGTTTATCAGCTCTTTACAGGAAATCAAGGCGGACGGGCACTATATAACAGGCAGTGATCTGGCAAAAGGCATCATGGATGTTACCGTCCCGGTCATGAATGGTGATAAAGCGGTAGCCTGTCTCACCATTGCCATTTTATCTGTTCAGCTAAAAGAAGAGGTAGGGCTGGAGGAAATAGCTGCTAAGGCCAAAGAGACCGCTCGGAGGATTTCCGTGAATCTGGGATTGGATTCCTAG
- a CDS encoding L-rhamnose/proton symporter RhaT, translating to MMAPNPIEGIGLHAIGATSASTCYLPFHKTRKWSWVSYWLVQSLFAWILTPLILALVTIPDFFGIISQAPSGVLWLTFLFGGLYGFGGMSFGFATRYIGYSLTYAISIGISAVLGTILPLLMEGTIGAYFRQPGGQTIGIGMMIAIIGVGLCGWAGFRKEQEIKTKTPAAQTQSFNMRIGLLLAIAAGILSGIFNIALEYGQPISDMAAKKGAGIFEGNAKLIIATSGCFVVNFIWFTVLGLKQKRFKEFSAENYKPEVEAARRPSGVPQLIKNLLWSSLGGILWCMQFFFYGLGHVKMGKLQFASWVIHMSMLIFFSFLVGLAMKEWKNVSRKTYATLLTALVTLAISFVIMSYAGM from the coding sequence ATGATGGCACCTAATCCGATTGAAGGCATTGGCTTGCACGCCATTGGCGCCACTTCTGCCTCGACCTGTTATCTGCCTTTTCATAAGACCCGTAAATGGTCCTGGGTTTCTTACTGGCTGGTCCAGTCATTATTTGCCTGGATTCTGACGCCGCTTATTCTTGCATTAGTTACGATTCCTGATTTCTTCGGCATTATCAGTCAGGCGCCATCCGGCGTGCTTTGGTTAACCTTTTTGTTTGGCGGCTTGTATGGATTTGGCGGCATGTCCTTTGGCTTCGCCACGCGCTATATAGGCTACTCCCTTACCTATGCCATTTCAATTGGAATTTCCGCGGTACTGGGCACGATCCTGCCACTGCTGATGGAGGGAACAATTGGAGCCTACTTCCGTCAGCCAGGCGGCCAGACGATCGGCATCGGCATGATGATCGCTATTATCGGTGTCGGACTTTGTGGCTGGGCTGGATTTAGAAAAGAACAGGAAATTAAAACGAAGACCCCGGCCGCACAGACCCAATCATTCAATATGCGGATCGGGCTATTGCTGGCAATCGCTGCCGGCATTCTCTCCGGCATATTCAATATCGCCCTCGAATATGGCCAACCCATATCTGATATGGCTGCCAAAAAAGGCGCCGGCATTTTTGAGGGAAATGCCAAGCTAATTATCGCTACCAGTGGTTGCTTTGTCGTAAATTTTATCTGGTTTACCGTTCTCGGCCTAAAACAAAAACGATTTAAAGAATTCTCCGCAGAAAACTACAAGCCGGAAGTTGAGGCGGCCCGACGCCCAAGTGGCGTCCCGCAATTAATTAAAAATCTTTTGTGGTCTTCTCTGGGCGGCATTCTGTGGTGCATGCAATTCTTCTTCTATGGGCTAGGTCACGTTAAAATGGGAAAACTTCAATTCGCCAGCTGGGTCATACATATGTCTATGCTGATATTCTTTAGCTTTCTGGTGGGACTTGCAATGAAAGAGTGGAAAAATGTCTCACGCAAAACCTATGCTACACTTCTGACAGCCCTCGTTACCCTGGCCATCTCTTTTGTTATCATGAGCTATGCCGGCATGTAA
- a CDS encoding DUF5703 domain-containing protein — translation MKSKFNSYRNLALCLIGALFFTGTFAQLSGTFPDKDDITWHSFSKDASGSMPCGGGDIGLNVWVEKGDVLFYIAKSDAFDENNTLLKLGRVRIHLSPNPFTNAAFSQTLHLADGSIYIKGMLDHQPVQLHLWVDVHRPVIHGSVRFTGIGHKIRSHAFNAQITYECWRDKDHIVKGKENNQNSYKFGPQGIIKVKKDHIELGQDKELGGQVVFYHANTGPTVFDAAVHQQGLDSIKSELYDPLGGRVSGGILYAKQLVPAGTLTGKYQSTPFTGYQLKTVKPVHTLQFTVALAVSQSSDLAGWTSDLKKSERTSSQIKTDWTATRSWWASFWDRSFIDINPSQKKDSINTQAWTMGRNYQLFRYMLGCNAYGKFPTKFNGGLFTYDPVLVDSSYPFTPDFRNWGGGTFTAQNQRLVYYPMLKSGDYDLMQSSFDFYNRLLKTAELRSKTYWHHKGASFTEQLENFGLPNPSEYSWKRPAGFDPGMQYNAWLEYEWDTVLEFCDMILQSRLYNGTDIRRYMPLIKSCLSFFDEHYQYLAKKRGARILDGHGHLILYPGSAAETYKLAYNASSTVAALSTVTKHLLALPEGMLDSSDRSYFRQLAKRIPPLAFGEIDHHKVISPAVTWARINNVESPQLYPVFPWGIFGVGKPDLDVGLNTWRLDSSVIKNRSFVGWKQDNIFAARLGLSREAFQLTMDKFRDGPRRFPAFWGPGFDWVPDHNWGGSAMIGLQEMLLQTRGDSILLFPAWPGEIDVHFKLHAPHHTTVEAWLKNGQLSRLTVLPKSREKDVINYLHLSSTILEN, via the coding sequence ATGAAAAGCAAATTTAATTCATACCGGAATCTGGCCCTATGCCTTATAGGTGCACTATTTTTTACCGGCACATTTGCGCAGCTATCCGGTACATTCCCCGATAAAGATGATATCACCTGGCATAGCTTCAGCAAGGATGCATCCGGTTCCATGCCCTGTGGTGGCGGAGATATCGGCTTGAATGTCTGGGTGGAGAAAGGAGATGTACTGTTCTACATCGCCAAAAGCGATGCATTTGATGAAAATAACACCTTACTTAAACTGGGAAGAGTCCGTATTCACTTATCTCCCAACCCATTCACCAACGCAGCCTTCTCACAAACCCTGCACCTGGCCGATGGGAGCATTTATATAAAAGGCATGCTCGATCACCAACCCGTGCAGCTCCATTTATGGGTCGATGTCCACCGGCCGGTTATCCACGGAAGCGTCCGGTTTACAGGTATCGGACACAAGATCCGTTCCCATGCATTTAATGCGCAGATAACTTATGAGTGCTGGCGGGATAAAGACCATATTGTCAAAGGCAAAGAAAACAATCAGAACTCCTATAAATTCGGGCCTCAGGGTATCATTAAAGTCAAAAAAGATCATATTGAACTGGGTCAGGATAAGGAGTTGGGGGGTCAGGTTGTTTTTTATCATGCCAACACGGGCCCTACTGTATTTGACGCTGCCGTCCACCAGCAAGGGTTAGATAGCATCAAATCTGAATTATATGATCCGCTGGGTGGCAGGGTCTCCGGAGGTATCCTTTATGCTAAACAGTTAGTTCCGGCCGGCACCTTAACAGGAAAATATCAAAGCACACCCTTTACCGGATATCAATTAAAGACGGTCAAGCCCGTACATACCCTGCAGTTCACTGTTGCTTTGGCAGTCAGCCAGTCTTCAGATCTGGCCGGCTGGACATCAGATTTAAAAAAATCAGAGCGGACGTCCAGCCAAATTAAAACAGACTGGACCGCGACCAGGTCCTGGTGGGCATCATTTTGGGACCGCAGTTTTATTGATATTAATCCATCGCAGAAAAAAGACAGCATAAACACACAGGCCTGGACCATGGGCAGGAACTATCAGCTATTCCGGTATATGCTGGGCTGCAATGCCTATGGTAAATTCCCTACCAAGTTCAATGGAGGGCTTTTTACTTATGATCCGGTATTGGTGGACAGTAGCTATCCGTTTACACCGGATTTCAGAAACTGGGGCGGTGGCACCTTTACCGCGCAGAACCAGCGATTAGTGTACTATCCTATGCTCAAAAGCGGGGACTATGATCTGATGCAATCCAGCTTTGACTTCTATAACCGGCTCTTAAAAACCGCAGAGCTTCGGTCAAAGACCTACTGGCACCATAAGGGCGCTTCCTTCACCGAGCAGCTGGAGAACTTTGGCCTACCCAACCCCTCTGAATATAGCTGGAAAAGACCTGCCGGTTTTGATCCCGGCATGCAGTATAATGCCTGGCTCGAATATGAGTGGGATACGGTTTTAGAGTTCTGTGACATGATCCTGCAGTCCAGACTTTATAACGGCACAGATATCCGGCGGTATATGCCGCTGATCAAAAGTTGTCTCAGTTTCTTTGATGAGCACTATCAATATCTGGCAAAAAAAAGAGGGGCCAGGATACTGGACGGTCATGGCCATCTGATCCTGTATCCCGGCTCAGCTGCAGAAACCTATAAACTGGCCTATAACGCCTCCTCCACCGTTGCCGCCTTATCCACGGTAACTAAACATCTTTTAGCACTTCCGGAAGGTATGCTCGACTCATCTGATCGAAGTTATTTCCGTCAGTTGGCCAAGAGAATTCCACCGCTTGCATTTGGGGAGATCGACCATCACAAAGTTATTTCGCCGGCCGTTACCTGGGCCAGGATCAACAATGTGGAATCCCCGCAGCTCTATCCGGTATTTCCATGGGGCATCTTCGGCGTTGGTAAACCAGATCTGGACGTGGGTCTGAACACCTGGCGGTTAGATTCCAGTGTCATCAAAAACAGAAGCTTTGTAGGCTGGAAACAGGATAATATATTCGCGGCGCGTCTGGGGCTCAGTCGGGAAGCATTTCAGCTCACGATGGACAAATTTAGAGATGGCCCCCGGAGATTCCCCGCTTTCTGGGGTCCGGGATTTGACTGGGTTCCGGATCATAACTGGGGCGGATCGGCCATGATCGGTCTTCAGGAAATGCTGCTTCAGACTCGTGGGGACAGTATACTGCTTTTCCCGGCCTGGCCCGGGGAAATTGACGTACACTTTAAATTACATGCACCTCATCATACCACCGTAGAAGCCTGGTTAAAAAACGGACAGCTCAGTCGGCTGACGGTTTTACCTAAGTCCAGGGAAAAAGATGTGATCAACTATCTACATCTGTCAAGCACCATTTTGGAAAATTAA